A region from the Candidatus Eremiobacterota bacterium genome encodes:
- a CDS encoding SCO family protein, with protein sequence MDRSLKRRIAELAAGSVLAAAVLWPVNASAHPERIGGLVLTVLAAQREAVIRHDGGKGKSGTTTLLRLSPRVDVTALHDGDRIVGLVDDDSAPPTLDEVKVIPAAPAPSAIRVVHPLNIGDHMPATRFVDQRGRAFSFADFRGKSVVLAFIYTRCRDPKECPAISSSFHVLQTRLGNGPYHLVEMTLDPSFDRPDVLAKYGQSFRADAGRWTFGTGDAQTVLDFDARFGIDPFADPKLGVIHTERTVIVDPDGKIVDFIDQAGWDPADVVARLQSVESRPSNPLARLDFELSKAATAVCGNRVAGFSGLEDLAIVLVIIGAGGWILQRLARKIFAEHV encoded by the coding sequence ATGGATCGCTCGCTGAAGCGGCGCATCGCCGAACTCGCAGCGGGGAGCGTGCTTGCGGCCGCCGTGCTGTGGCCGGTGAACGCGTCCGCGCATCCCGAGCGCATAGGCGGACTGGTGCTCACCGTCCTCGCCGCGCAGCGCGAGGCGGTCATCCGGCACGACGGCGGCAAGGGCAAATCCGGAACCACGACGCTGCTGCGCCTCTCCCCGCGCGTCGACGTCACTGCGCTCCACGACGGCGACCGCATCGTCGGGCTCGTCGACGACGACAGCGCGCCGCCGACGCTCGACGAGGTCAAGGTCATCCCCGCCGCGCCGGCGCCGAGCGCGATCCGCGTCGTCCATCCGCTCAACATCGGCGACCACATGCCGGCGACGCGCTTCGTCGACCAGCGCGGCCGCGCGTTCAGCTTCGCCGATTTCCGCGGCAAGTCGGTCGTCCTCGCCTTCATCTACACGCGCTGTCGCGATCCCAAAGAGTGCCCCGCGATCTCGAGCTCGTTTCACGTCCTGCAGACGCGCCTCGGAAACGGCCCCTACCATCTGGTGGAAATGACGCTCGATCCGAGCTTCGACCGGCCGGACGTCCTTGCGAAGTACGGTCAGTCGTTCCGCGCCGACGCCGGGCGCTGGACGTTCGGCACCGGCGATGCGCAAACGGTGCTCGATTTCGACGCTCGCTTCGGGATCGATCCGTTCGCGGATCCGAAGCTGGGCGTGATCCACACCGAGCGCACGGTGATCGTCGATCCCGACGGCAAGATCGTCGACTTCATCGATCAAGCCGGATGGGACCCGGCCGACGTCGTCGCGCGGCTGCAATCGGTCGAATCGCGGCCTTCCAATCCGCTCGCGCGCCTGGACTTCGAGCTATCGAAGGCGGCGACCGCCGTGTGCGGCAACCGGGTCGCCGGTTTCTCCGGGCTGGAAGACCTCGCGATCGTGCTGGTCATCATCGGCGCCGGCGGGTGGATCCTGCAGCGGCTCGCTCGAAAGATCTTCGCCGAACACGTCTAA